In Streptomyces nojiriensis, the sequence CGGGCAAGGACGTCGACGGGGTCACCATGCACTCCTTCGCCGCCATGGGCTTCGGGCTGCCGGGCTTCGTCTCCTGCACCCCCGGCGGCATCATGCGGCTGCTCGCCGCCTACGACGTGGACCTGACCGGCAAGCACGCCGTCGTCGTCGGCCGCAGCGCGATCCTGGGCAAGCCGGCCGGGATGCTGCTGCTGGAGCAGAACGCCACCGTCACCTACTGTCACTCGCGCACCCAGGACCTGTCCTCGATCGTGCGGCAGGCGGACGTGCTGGTCGCCGCCGTCGGCAAGGCCGAGTTCATCCGGGGCGAGGACATCAAGCCGGGCGCGGTGGTCCTGGACGCCGGGTACAACGAGGGCAACGTCGGCGACGTGCACTTCGAATCGGCCGCCGCCCGGGCCTCGCTGATCACGCCGGTTCCGGGCGGTGTCGGCCCGATGACCATCGCCGTACTGCTGGAGCAGACCGTGCAGGCGGCCGCCGTCCAGGCCGGTCTGGACCTCGCCGAGCTCTGATCCCGCCGCGCGGATCCCGCGTACGACGTGCACACACGTACGCAGGCGCGCGCTCACGCACGCACGCCCCGGCCCTCGGTCCGGGGCGTCGTGCTTTCCCGTACCCGTGCGATCAGGCGCCGACCGGGTCGGGGTTCAGGCCCGGCGTGCCGGCGGTGGCCGTGTCACGGGCCGCGTCACGGGCCGCGGCGACGATGTCGGACGTGCGGAACGCGTCGGCCAGGGCGGTCAGGGGCCGCCGGCCCAGACGGTAGGGCTCCGGTATCGCGGCCGCCCCCGGCAGGGATCCGCGCGCGGCGGCGGCCTTGCGGTGGCATGCGGCGGCCAGGACGGCAGCGTCCGCGACCGTGGCGGCCCGCGCCTCGTCCATACCCCGGCCCCGGGCCTCCTCGTACGCGGCGCTGCGCACCCGGGGGTCGAACCAGCCGGCCAGCGCCAGGATGCCGTCGTCGATGACCGACTCGCGGTGGATGAGCCGGATCCCCACCGGGGACCACCAGGCCAGCGGGACGGTCCGTCCCTGGGTCGCGGCGACTGCGCGCAGCGCCTTCCACAGCGGGCGCAGCCGCCGGTACCGGCTGAAGGCCATCCAGGTCGCCGACCCGCCGACCAGCGGCACGACGAATCCGGCACCGAGCAGCAGCCCGGCGGCCCCGGCCAGGGGCGGCGCCACGTCCGTGGACAGGAACACCAGGTCGTGGCCGGTCCAGCGGGCCACGACCGAGGCCCACTTGGCGGCCAGGTAGGCCAGGTCCATCAGCCCGGCGACCACGATCAGGGCCAGCCCCGTGCGCAGCGGGCGCCGCGCACGGTCCGCGACCGCCAGCCACTTGCCGCTCAGCCAGGTCAGCGCCGAGGTGCCGAGGGTGTGCGCCACGAGGAAGCAGACGATCATCTCGCGGATCCAGGGCGTCGTCGCGTAGTACGTGTCCAGGTCCCGGAGCCGTTCCACCGGTGCGTCGCCGATCACGAACAGGACGACGATGGCCGCGGTCGCGGTGCCGAACAGGGCGGTGGTCAGCCGGGTGGCCCGGCGCACGGCCGCGGGCGGCCCGCCGCGCCACTGCAGGACCAGGACGACGCACAGCCCGGAGAACACCGTGCACAGGCCGAACACCAGGGGTGCGGAGAAGTTCACCACGCCGGTGTGGCGGTTGACCGAGGCGATGGTGGACGGTGTCGCCAGGAAGTTGATGGGTGCCCCGACGGCGAGCAGCGCGCACGCGGTCCGGTTCAGCGGCCGGTCCCGGTCCCGGCGCAGCTTCGGCAGCTTGATCAGCAGCGCCAGGACCATCAGGGAGGCGGGCAGGAGCGGCAGGATTCTGCCGCTCATCGGGCCTGTCCGACGGCGTCGGCGGGTCCGACCGGGTCCGCGGACGATCCGGTGCCGGTGCCGGTGCCGGTGCCGGTGCCGGTGCCTGTGCCTGCGCCTGTGCCCGTGCCGGTGCCGGGCGTCGTGCCGGGCGCCCGGTCGAGCCCGGCGACGGCCCGCTCGGCGGCGGTGAGCGGCGCCGCCTTCAGCGCGTCCCGGTCCGAGGCGCGCAGGACGTGCCAGACGACCGACGGACGGAGCCAGTGGGTGGGCGCGATGCTCATGGTGAGGACGTTGAGCAGGGCGGCGGTGAGCGCCTCGTCGGTGGTGGCTCCCGTCATCAGCCGGTTGACGTACCCGTTGAGCAGACCGCTGCCGGCGCGCGGCGTCATCCCGGTGGCCCCCGGATACAGGATGTCCTGCGAGGTGGCGAGCTCCCAGGCGGTGCCGACCTGCGGTGCGATGGCGCGCTGCGCCTCGCGGCCGATGCCGGGATGTTCCAATCCCTTCGCCCGCAGCAGGGTGCGTACGGCCAGGATCCCCTGGGCCGCGACGCTCATGCCCTGTCCGTACAGTGGGTTGAAGGTGGCGACGGAGTCGCCGACGGCGAAGAAGCCGTCGGGCAGTTCGGCCTTCTCGAAGTAGATCCGGCGGTTGGCGGTGCCCTGGGTGACGGAGACGTCCGTCAGGGGCTTGCGGCCCTCCAGGAGCTCACCGACGATCGGGTCGCGGACGGCCTTGGCGAACGGGATGAACGCGTCGGGGTCACCGGTCGGCTGGCCGCCGCGGGTCCCGGAGAGGGTGGCCTGCCACTGGCCGTTCTCGATGGGCACGATCGTGGCCGTCCGGCCCGGGACGGGCACCCGGGGGTCGGACTGGACGTTGACGATGGGGAAGCCCATCTCGTGGGCTCCGGCCGGGGCTTCGAAGATCCTCGTCGCGTAGACGAGGCCCGAGTCGACCTCGGCCTGCCGGATCCCGGTCACGCCGAGCGCCTGGAGCCAGGTCCGGGCGCGCGAGCCGCGGCCGCTCGCGTCGACCACGAGGTCGGCGGTCAGCAGCCGGCCCGCTTCCTCGGGGGTGTCGACCAGCACGCCGGTGACCCGGGACGCCGTGCCCTCCAGGGCGCGGACCCGGCTGCGCTGGAGCGTGGAGACCCCCTTCAACCCGGTCACCCGGGCGCGGACCACCGAGTCGAGGAGATCGCGGCTGCAGGAGATGTTGAACTGCTTCTCCCCGCACCGCGGGATCCACCCGTGGGCGGTCTTGCTGACCAGGTCGGTGGGCAGGCTGCGGCGGATGGCCCCCGCCTTCGTCCAGTCGTCGGTGATGCCGGGCAGGATCCGCTCGATGGCACGGGCACCGCCCGACCACAGGAGGTGGGTGTGCCGGGCCTGCGGGAGTCCACGGCGCGGGGCCGGACCCTCGGGCAGCGGGTCGGCGTCGATGACGGTGACCGTGGCGTGTTCGGCGAGGACGGCCGCCGCGAGGAGGCCGGCCAGACTGCCGCCTATGACGATCGCGTGGCGGGGCGGGGTGGACTGGTTCATCGTGGCGTGCTCTCTGTCAGGGCCGTGCTGAGGGCATCGGCGTGAGGGATGCGGCGACCGGCTGCTGCGGGTCGCGGCGTGGCACGGGGCTTCCCCAACCGAGTGAGGACTTGATGCGCTCGATGGCTTCGGGGAGCTGCTGCTCCCGGGGCGACGGCAGGTAGGAGCGCAGGGTGTTGCCGAGGTGCAGGCCGAAGGTCTCGGCCCGGATCTCCGCCGGATCCCCCTGGTCGGCGCGGGCGGCGGCCTGCCGGACCACGGCCTCCAGCCCGGACTCGGAGGCCAGCAGCTCGGCGAGGCGGCCGGGGTGTCCGGCCAGCCGGGCGGCCACCAGCATGCCGGGACCGACGCTCTCGCTGGTCCCCTCGTCCAGGTGCCACAGCTCGTGGCACGCGATGACGAGCTGGTGTTCGGGCCGGGTGTGCTGCTCGACCACGATCAGGTCGACGTCGTCCAGCTCCAGCCACAGCCCGCTGGCGGTGTCGGGCGGGAAGGAGGTGAAGTGGACATCGACCTTCCGCTCTCCGCCACGCCGCCCGGCGTAGGCGGCGCACAGCGCCCCGATGATCTCCCCGGCATCGGCCGGCGGCGTCAGGCGTGCGCCCTCCAGCAGCTCGGAGGCCAGCTTGCGCATGGCCCGTGTGGTCCTCATGGTGTTTCTCCCTCGGCGGGGGCGCCTTCGGTCGGCGCCCCGCCCTTCGTGCCCGGAACTCCGAGCTGCCCCTCGCGCGCGAGGAGGTCGTCCAAGTGGTCGGCCAGTGACTTCCAGCCCTGGGGCGACAGCCGTCCGGCCCGCGTGACGATGCTGCGTACGTCGTGCGCCCGCAGCACCGCCAGCATCGGGTTCTCCCGGTCCCGCACCGAGGTCTCCAACTCGCCCTCGATCAGGGCGAGGGCGCTGGAGAGCGCCTCGGTGTCGTCGGCCAGCAGGAAGCCGCCCTCGACGCCGTAGAAACGCTGGATCCCGGCGGCCGCGGCGAGGTTCGGCAGGCCCTCGCCCTGGGCGAGGCGGGTCAGCGACTGGCCCGACGCCTCGAAGGACCGGGCGACGGCCGCCAGCGAGTAGGGCTGGCCGTCCTCCCGCACGCGGGTGCGGCGCAGGTGCTCGAACCGCAGGTGCACCTGCTCCTTGAGCGGGATCCGGGGCGGCTTCCCGTCGAGGGTGAGGCGGATGGCCTGCGGGGTCATGCCGGTGAGGTACGACAGGCGCTCCAGGTCGTCCCGGCCGTCGGCGACGTCGGTGGCGGACAGGGCGAGGGCCCGTTCCACCGCGCTCTTGCTGTCGGCCAGGAGGAAACCGGCGTGGACGCCGAAGAACCGCTGCACACCGGCCGCGTGACCCATCCGGGGCAGCCCGGTACCGGCGTTGAGCGGCCCGAGCGAGGCGCCGGGTGCGTCGAAGTCGTCGGCGATGGCCGCCAGCGGCCACTCCCGGCCGTGCTTGTCGCGCCGGGTCGCGCGCAGCCGCAGGAACCGCTGGTGCACCCGCCGCTCCAGCGGCGCCTCCACGGCGGTGCCCGCCACCACCTGGGGCACGCGCCCGGGTTCGACCCCGGACAGATGGCTCAGCCGCTCCACCGCCAGCACCTCGGCCGGGTCCTGCCCGTACTCCTGCGCCAGGGCCCAGGTGCGACGCCAGACGGCGGCGAGATCGGGTCGGGCGGCGGCTCGCACCGGCGGATTCTCCATATGTCGACAAGGCGTTCGAGTGATTCGGCTTCGCGAAGCCTAGCCTCCCGCCCCAGGCCGAACCAGGGGAACCCCAACGTTTCCTGCCGTACAGCTCAAAAAGGGTTGGCATCCCCCCACCCCCACCCCACCGCCGCACGACGAGCTCCGTCCGCCCGCTCCTGAGACCGCTCCTTACCTCCGGGGTAATCGACCCTCCCCACGGGCCCCGGCACAGTGGGCGCAGCGGGTTCCGGGGCCGCGCACTCGGTCCCGGGATCCGTGTCCCACCTGGCCGTTCGACCTCGATGGAGGCTGATTCCCATGTCCGCGACCCCGCTCGCCGGCTTCACCCGCAATCGCGTCCCGCAGACCGCGCTGCGCCGGTTCCTCGCCCTCGACTCGGTCGTCACCACCGCCAACGGGCTCGCGTACGCAGCCCTGTCCGCCCCGCTCGGCCGGCTGCTCGGGGTCGGGCAGGGGCTGCTGCTCGAACTCGGGATCCTCCTCCTCGCGTACGGGGCCGGCGTCGGATGGCTCGCCTCGCGGCCGCAGCCGCCCGTCTTCCCCGTGAAGCTCGTCATCGAGACGAACTACGCCTGGGCCGCCCTCAGTCTGGCGTCGCTGGTGCTGTGGTTCGAGCCCACCACC encodes:
- a CDS encoding bifunctional 5,10-methylenetetrahydrofolate dehydrogenase/5,10-methenyltetrahydrofolate cyclohydrolase gives rise to the protein MDGTALARRISEQTAAYAAKITERTGTAPCLATVLVGEDPASVTYVRMKQNRCAKAGITSRHVELPAETTTEELVATLTALSEDPEISGILLQHPVPHHIDERAAFEAIAPGKDVDGVTMHSFAAMGFGLPGFVSCTPGGIMRLLAAYDVDLTGKHAVVVGRSAILGKPAGMLLLEQNATVTYCHSRTQDLSSIVRQADVLVAAVGKAEFIRGEDIKPGAVVLDAGYNEGNVGDVHFESAAARASLITPVPGGVGPMTIAVLLEQTVQAAAVQAGLDLAEL
- a CDS encoding MAB_1171c family putative transporter, with the translated sequence MSGRILPLLPASLMVLALLIKLPKLRRDRDRPLNRTACALLAVGAPINFLATPSTIASVNRHTGVVNFSAPLVFGLCTVFSGLCVVLVLQWRGGPPAAVRRATRLTTALFGTATAAIVVLFVIGDAPVERLRDLDTYYATTPWIREMIVCFLVAHTLGTSALTWLSGKWLAVADRARRPLRTGLALIVVAGLMDLAYLAAKWASVVARWTGHDLVFLSTDVAPPLAGAAGLLLGAGFVVPLVGGSATWMAFSRYRRLRPLWKALRAVAATQGRTVPLAWWSPVGIRLIHRESVIDDGILALAGWFDPRVRSAAYEEARGRGMDEARAATVADAAVLAAACHRKAAAARGSLPGAAAIPEPYRLGRRPLTALADAFRTSDIVAAARDAARDTATAGTPGLNPDPVGA
- a CDS encoding NAD(P)/FAD-dependent oxidoreductase, with protein sequence MNQSTPPRHAIVIGGSLAGLLAAAVLAEHATVTVIDADPLPEGPAPRRGLPQARHTHLLWSGGARAIERILPGITDDWTKAGAIRRSLPTDLVSKTAHGWIPRCGEKQFNISCSRDLLDSVVRARVTGLKGVSTLQRSRVRALEGTASRVTGVLVDTPEEAGRLLTADLVVDASGRGSRARTWLQALGVTGIRQAEVDSGLVYATRIFEAPAGAHEMGFPIVNVQSDPRVPVPGRTATIVPIENGQWQATLSGTRGGQPTGDPDAFIPFAKAVRDPIVGELLEGRKPLTDVSVTQGTANRRIYFEKAELPDGFFAVGDSVATFNPLYGQGMSVAAQGILAVRTLLRAKGLEHPGIGREAQRAIAPQVGTAWELATSQDILYPGATGMTPRAGSGLLNGYVNRLMTGATTDEALTAALLNVLTMSIAPTHWLRPSVVWHVLRASDRDALKAAPLTAAERAVAGLDRAPGTTPGTGTGTGAGTGTGTGTGTGTGTGSSADPVGPADAVGQAR
- a CDS encoding toxin-antitoxin system, toxin component, which produces MRTTRAMRKLASELLEGARLTPPADAGEIIGALCAAYAGRRGGERKVDVHFTSFPPDTASGLWLELDDVDLIVVEQHTRPEHQLVIACHELWHLDEGTSESVGPGMLVAARLAGHPGRLAELLASESGLEAVVRQAAARADQGDPAEIRAETFGLHLGNTLRSYLPSPREQQLPEAIERIKSSLGWGSPVPRRDPQQPVAASLTPMPSARP